GCTATGGAGATGGTTGGCTTCCTGTCCTCCACCAAGAAACAGTATGTATGagtttgataatgaacaacacaACTGGAATGCTGCATGCTAGAGTCAAACTAATCAGTGTAACTATACTGACCTTTTAGGGAAAACGCAACAAAAGAAGcattttgtttctaaaaaataaaactatttttcatCAAGAACACAACAGCACATGCAAGGAGGTCAAGATTGTCTCAGGAATGTATAATACAACAGTAAAGCCCACTCACTTAGTCGCTTTGTAAGGGTGAAGAAAGATTGGAATTTCAGAAATATTTGAAAGAGAAATATTTTCTGTACACGGCCTAACAACATTTCACTGGGTTTACAGTGATGCTGCCCAACTTTCAGTTAGCTGTATAAATCTAAAAAATTGTGTAGGTAGGACAAGAAATTTGAGAAATTTGTTTCTGCTTTCTCTACTGGTATCAGTAACAGGTCAGAGCTTGTCAAGGCAAGCAGGGAAAAATTGCACCAGGCATGTCAACAACTGCCTGGCTGCCTCAAGACCCCGCATACACAGAAAAGCACTAGCAGCATAGTTTGTAATTTGTTCAGGTTGGTGATCCTGGTGAACAACCATACTGAAGACAGTAACTGGTAAAGCGAGTAAATATATGGAGTAATGGAAACCAAACATGCATAAAGTCAAACTATGGACAAAGTAAAAtgataattttttcttttaaaaagggcTTCATACAAGCCTACAGGGCAGTCACAAAGATCCAGTATAGACGTATTTGTACACAAAGTAAATTccataaaaataagaaacaagaGTACCTTTTAATTTGTAACATTCACCCCTGCTCACTACTCCCACACAATGGTATATgcattaaacaaatgtttgaaacaCAAGTACAGGAACATTTAAAtttatgcagaaaaaaacagtggcATCAAAAAATTAggtgttttacatttattttagcaaTGTTAAGCTGTTAAGtctctaaaaacaaaagttagatTGTGTTAAACGGAAGCTAGATTTAAAGaccaaaagaaatacaaaacacgTCAGTCAGATTTTTTGTTAAAGTGGCTATTGGGACTTATGCCCTTCACAGAATACACTTAAAGCTGTGGTAGGAACTTTATTTTTGGCTTTGTTGGGCAGTATTTCTGTCATATTCTTTCAGCATTTTGTAATCCAGGCTTCAGTAAGACGCCTCACTCTACTTCaaattctgccttttttattcTACCCACTGCAAGTAAAACGCAGCAGTGCAACCTGAAACTATACAGGAAGTAAAACATTTAGTAGATGCTTTTCAGACATAAATAAGATacctgtttgtgtctgtgtatttccAATGTGCAGCATATTTTCCATCATCTCTGCCATCCTGCTACTGGGCAATGTGACGTACAGACTGTCAGAGAACTCTGAAGTCCTGGAGGTTGGACCTGATGAAGTTTTGTCCACACTGTCTGACCTTCTCAAAGTATGTTTCTGAAATGAAACGGTTGGTTTTGTATACTAACTGCCACATCATCATCTGGAAATTTTCACTAGTCTGTGGTTGATTTCTAGTGTTCTACAAAAGCCCTATTTTGGATGAAATCCCAAtagttttacaatattttcatcTCTAGCAGTCCTACTCCTAGAGATAAACTGTAATTTGTAATGTTTAAGAACAAACGTGTTCCAACTTGTTCTGTTTGTCAAGTACAGTATTTAGTAGGGATTTTCTTGGTAAATTGATATATGTTACAGTGTTGTGGAACTGTATaatgatttgtttaaatttatttttccaagGTGAAAAAGGAGCTACTGGTGAAGACTTTGACCAAGAGGAGGGTAGTGACCGCCAACACCATCGCAGTTTCACAGTACACTCTACAAGTGGTATGGAGTTTAGATTTAGTATCACGGTTCCCCTTTAAGTGAAATTATTAAATATGATCTGAAtataataatgtgtttattttgagttGTGGTCtgcaacatctttttttcatttgagttAAAGAAGTAATTTGCTTTGTTTGATGTTTCTGTACATTTAGGCCCCCACAGTGCGGGAGTCCATGTCCAAGTCTTTATACAGTGCTCTGTTTGACTGGATCCTCCTTCACATCAACCATGCAATGCTCAACAGACGAGACATGGAGGAGTCCGTCTCTGTAAGTTACACAGACAAAGACTGCAATATTGACTGCAGGAGACTTACCTTTTAATTCAAATGGAAGAGAGTAAAATATTTCCTTCAAATGGTCCTtcgaaaaaaaaaggaaattgcatGATTTTCAACTTTAAAGTTAATTTGCCACTGGAATCAATTGAACGTCATTCTTCTATTACAAGTCTTAAAGTACATTGTTCTACAATGCCGAACAGGGGATTATAAGATATACATAGGTTTAGTGGTAATGTGCAGAATTAATGCAGATAATTAATaacattatcatttttttctgtgttcagCCTTTTTATATGTGGGTTATGAAcattcctgttttgtttttagtgtttgtcCATCGGTGTCCTGGATATGTTTGGATTTGAGAACCTCAAGACAAATAGCTTTGAGCAGCTGTGCATCAACTACACCAATGAGAAACTGCAGTATTACATAAACCAGCACATCTTCAAGCTTGAGCaagtatgtctttttattttaatctttcatGAAATTCAGAGGTGGTTagtattcattgtttatttggACTTGGCATGGGTGGCACTTTGTTGTTGGACGTCCTATTGTATTTGGAACCTGCGCAGTGGTTGGGTTACCAATGGGCCTGCAGAAGTCTTTTAATTAACTGAAATTATGTTATCAAAATTCCGACAGACACACTATGGTGTAATACACCATTAAGCAGTCCTTTAAGTGTTTCTTGgtgctttaatttttttaaatcttatttttaatCCAGTCGGCATTTAGGAGTCTTAAAACCTGCAAGCACTGTATATACTGTTTGACTGttactaatctttttttttgtcagtgccACATGGATTTGCATTCACTTTCCAATAACAACctaattatgtaaatgtaatcaaataTATTCCAGGACGATTATATGTCAGAGGCCATCACTTGGAAAAACATTGACTACACTGACAACACTGGCTGCATTCAACTAATCAGTGAGAAGTCAACCGGCCTCTTTAACCTGCTGGATAAGGAGTGCAAGTAGGTGAACTTTGCTTGTAACATGATCCCTGCTGTGGTTTCTCACACGCAACATATAATGGTAACTTCatacatgtcaaaaaaatcaagGCATTTGCAAAATACCTCTGAATACAATGTAGGGACAAACTGGTCAGTCTGGTTACTCTTACAAAATGTTTCagcagaaaagagaagaattattctttttttgaacaataaatgacaaatatCATTTGTTCTGTGTCAGCTGACCAGTCATGAGAAATCCAGCTGAACTTGTGTATTATCATATCATCTCAGCAAGTCCGCATCACTTGCCCAGTGTCATTTCTGTTGCTGTTGACCTAAGTCGGTTTAATTTTCTTTCCCATATACCATATGTTGATATTAatattctgtctctctctctctttgtgtatCATCAGCCTTCCTAAGGCCACAGATGAAACCCTGTTGGACAAGTTTAAGCAGCAACATCGGAACAACCCATTCTTTGTACCCTCCTTGAATAAAGAGCCAACTTTCGTCATTCAACACTTTGCTGGAAGGGTTAAATATCACATCAAGGTGAAGCATATATTTCCCACACTGCAAACATATTTGTTCTACAAAGTAAAtaagaaacatttgaaattcAATAAATGCACACTGTAACATAGTGAGGGTCCGCTGTAGCCTTGTTAGATAAGCCACCGTGGGAAAAACCTGGAATTCTTTGAACTATGTAAATGATTAATGCTGCTCCCTCCACCAAGAATACTGTTGTTGCACTGTTAAGTTTAAAGTTGTGAATCCTCGTTATTCATGTGGAGCTCTGTTTTGTGTAACTACATCAAGAATAAAAGAAGACCGCATGTTAATTGAGATATTTCTTGTTCTTCAGGATTTCcggcagaaaaacacagagcacaTGCGTCCTGAAGTTATATCACTTCTACGGAGCAGTGAGCTGTCATTTGTGCATCACTTGGTTGCATCCAGTCCAGAAGCTCTGTTCAGATGGGGAGTCCTCCGAGCTACCATCCGCATCCTCACAGTATTCAAGAAACTGGGACGCCAGAGGGCACAATCGAGTAGGTAGCTTTAGTTGCTAATTGAGCTGCAAATTTTGGCTGCAACCAGCAGCTAAAATAATTCCCCctgtttataaatgttttttaaatggcagaTGTGTCTTTGCAGGAAtgtttattacatgttttatttaactgtttttctgAATGACTCAACCCAGTATCGGCCAGACGTAGCTCCCGCAAGACCTTCAAAGAGAGACTGTCCAGGTAAAATTACTACACTAATGTATTCACTCTGGGTTTTAGGTTTACTGCCACTGACAAGTCTCTATTCcaatttgattttctttttgatacAACCAAATGTGTTCAAACTGACAACAGGTCTTAAATAggtattttctgttttagaaaATTAATAGTTGATTAAAAACTTTAGCCATCAGCCATCCAGATTGTATTGGGTCATTTATTCAGTCTTAGACAGCTGTTTAATTAAGCGTAGGACATACAGGAAATTTTTCCTGAGATCAAGATCTCTTTTGAAAGAGAGACCCGAGAccatattacacacacacaagaccacaacaAGAAAATGAGTTCACTAAAAACAACCATCACAATTGcgggtttaaaaaaagaaaaagcatgtgCTTGCCAAAAAGCAAATATAATGTGAAATGAAGCAGACTATTTGCTGATAAAGTTGAAGTACCTTTCTGAAATTCAAACCAACAGCATGACTCTGGATTTCTCCTTTGATCGCTCCGACGAAACTCCTCTTGACGTATTCGAAGACATCTTTGTCAATTATGAAAAGAGAAAGTAAGTGGGCCGCGTGGGTTTAGTTTAAACACACTTATTTTAgagtgttatgttttttttaggtttccAGGAGGAGCTGAATGTTAAATGtagtctcattttgtttgtattttctgtagGAAAAGTCGAGCTGGTCGACAGAAGCAGCTCATTCCCAAGGTAACGTGTAAAAAAGGGTGCAGTGTTGATGGAGCTTAGAgctttttaagacatttcaaaAGCAGCACTTCTACGGAGACGGTTGTACATCttaaaagtgaaagagagattCACTGTTTGTTCATTCTTCAGTTAATCCATTTATCCACGTGTCCATTAGTCCTTTAGACTTTTGATTCAGAAAGCTcacagactttttttatgttttattaaacagaACCTCATGAATTTGCATTCCCTCCGACATATTGTTGCTCTGGCAGCGCATGATCGAACCAGCAAATTCATCTTCCACCCTCATCGGCACACAAAACCTCCAACAGTTGCCACTCAGTTTCAGGTTtgttctctctgtccctttGCTGACTATTACTGCTTCCTTTCATAAACTTAAATCACAACATGATGTGACATATGTGGTAAGGAAAGATTTAAGTGTAATCTCAAAATTgagaaatcaattatttgaaagTTAAAAGTCACTTCCTGCTGTTGCAGTAGTTAAACCATTAACCATCACTCACTGCTTTTCTGTATCTCACAGGCCTCGCTCAGAAGGCTGATAGAGAACATGGAAAAAGCCGAGccattctttattttctgtgttcgCTCCAATTCTGAAAAGGTAACATCATATTTTTGTAAAGAATTTTGTTAAATCTCGTCCTACTGTACATGTTGGACCGGATAAAACGGTTCATCCCTtgggaaaatgttttgtttttgcagaagAAACTGCACTTTGATGATGAACTCGTGCTACAGCAAATCAAATACACAGGCATACTACAGATGGTTAACATCCAAAAGTCTGGCTACAGTGCCACATACACATTCAAGGTGAGCAATTATATAAgaatgatgatgtgtgtgtttttatttatacagtaacAGAGACAAAGTCTCATTTTGTTTGGAAAGAAACAAAGTCTGGTTCTTTGCAAGAGGCTCTGGAAGTAATTCTGATTGTACAGTTTTCAGACCAAATCTGAGTATTTTCTGGACTTAGTCTCTAGCTCATATTCAAACCCTGCATTTTTTGGAAGGCTGTAaactctaataataataacttttccTCAATTGCTACCCAGATCAAGGTTAACGACTGTCTATTGTCTGACAATAAAGACATTAGTTCAGCTGTTCACCTTTTTGAGAATAGGAAATTAGATTCACCTCCAACTGATGACAATGTAATCATTGTCTTTCATACAATACATTTATCCTTGAGGATCCTGTCTCCTCAAGTTAAGTTAAATATGCTCTCCTTATTAACAGTCCCAGGAAATGTACTGACAGTGTTTCTGACGGACAATTTGGAACCCTTTTTTCTTAAGCTCTCAGCCTATATCATCTTAGAGCAAACAACTCATATTTTCTATCTTTCAATTTCCACTGATATAGTTCCCAGAATTTGGAACATGGCACATGTTGTACCCCTACATGAGCGAGGTGATAAAACAGATCTTACTAGACCAATATCCAAACTGCAAACTATATGTGTCTGAAATCTCtgataaatgataaattaaagtTGTTTCTGTCTAGAGCTTCCATTTTAAGCCTGTTTCAGTCCGGTTTGAGAGGGCAGGGCACAgtactaaaacttcttctttcagtcttattttttattttttttaaacgctgtGACGGAGTAGATCATTGCCTACTCTTACAGATAGCTTTTCTAGCGTTAAAAGGAATATGCATTACATTAAAGGAATTTAGAATGAAAATCAAATCTAACTCACTTGTGATATTCTCTTCTGATACCGATTTACACTTCTGATacagttttttctttatgaCAGGAATTTGTTGAGAAGTTCAGAATGTTGCTTCCAAAAGGAGCTACAGTAACATCTGGGCACATAACGGAACTGTTGGAGAGGTTGGAGTTGGATAAGAGCACCTATCAAATAGGAAAAACCAAGGTAACTACTCTTGATCATATTAGTATTTTATTCTGATCTTAATTTACCATAATGGCCAGGGGATGAAGGTAACTTTCCCATGGTTGGAAACTTACTTCAAACATCCCTTAATAACAAAGAATTTTgttaacatcaaaatgtattttaaggtAAACGGTTAATGTCTCTTTTTGGGAGAAAATTGTCATGAATCTGAACTCTGTCTCTTCCTAAAAAGAGATTGCAGATTTCATGCTTCATAAAAACGCTATAAAGTCGCAGTAATGCATGTATTAAAATGTACTACAGAATACACAGGGTTCCCAACGGTTTCATAAGGTGTGTGCCTTTCTACTTAGGTGTTCttaaaggagaaggagaggcaACTGCTCCAAGACACTCTTAACAAAGAAGTGATGCGACACATCATCATCCTGCAGCGGTGGTTCCGTACCTGTCTGATGAGGATGCACTTCCTGCAAAACAGAGATGCCACTAGGATTATACAGGTAGTATTTATGGTATATAAAAATACTATTGGAAATGTCCTCATTGAGACTActagacaataaaacatgtatccCATCACAGGTTTCCAAGGATGTTGTAGATAGTCTGTCTCTTTGGCTTCCCTGCTTCCcccatcaaaaacaaaaaaaagaaatattcccAAATTGTCAAGAACAAATAAAGCCACAGCAGACTTATGTTGACAGAGGATTTGTGGTGTTTTTCAGAGGAGCTGGCGTGAATTTTACGAGAATCAAAACAGAGCCGCTACAGTGATCCAGACAGCATGGAGGAGTTCCCTGAAGACACCAAAGCACCAAGATGAGACAGAGAATGATGAGAACACGACAAAGACCCGGCCTGGACGGGACAGGTATACATACCGCTAAACGTACACTGCTTGCATTGTAGGAGCACCAGTTGCTCTTATTgaataaaatgtcactttagtagagttttacttgttttaaataaagtaaaaaggcAACTGCACAACCTAAAAATGGAGGCCAACACATAGAAAGTTGATGGATTTGGTGGACTGAATGTTAAGTTAATAACCGCATCAAATGGTGtgcttgtcattttttttttattatcatttaaatCCACAGAAgctataagaaaaaaagaaaacctctgAGTTGTTGCAACATAGTAGTCTAGCTACACAATGGGCCCTACTTAAATCCTACACATCAAACAGATTGCATTGATTTCAAGCCACTCTTTAGCTAgataatatactgtattctaCACCATCATAACACATTTGTCTATCTGGCAGTGaatgttgtgttcaggtgtgtaATGGTTAGAATATTATTCAGGCAATGGTTTGAgtcaaaaaatcattttaaattaactgaaaagaTCATTTTGGTGGAATTAGAATCAAATCTGATAAAGCATTAGCATTTATATTATGAATATGTTGCTGTGATGCTAGTCTGGTTTGGTTCTTACATAACAGCTTGAAAACAAAGGAGTTTAAGAGGCAGCACAAAGTGGAGCTCAGCCCCAAAATGACCCAGCAGAGGTCCAGGAGCCAGGAGAAACAAGAGGGCAGAGGATCCCCTCCTCTTCTCAACAGACCCCTCTCCCTCCCACTGGACTCTAAAGTTGGCATGGATGATGGCTCCAACAGCCCCTCTAAGAGCAGCTCGCTTCAGCGCTACAAAGATATGGGGGGCATCAAGAAGAAGGCCGAGAGGTGGAAGGAAAGACAGAGCGAGGGCGAACTGACCGATGAATCAAGTCCAGAAATACGAAGACGACGAGATGATCAGAAAGATACGTTTCTGTAAGCATCCTGAACTCCTAGAAATCTTTCTGAACAAATGTTGGTGTTCTGTTAATATGGTCCCAACACGGTATTTTACGGTTCTATGTTTGTATCTGTTGTCTGTCTCGTAACAAGATGTTTGCATTGcaattagggctgtcaaacaattcaagtatttaatcgcaattaatcacattaatgtcctAGTAAAgttgcaattaatcgcaattaatcacacatttgtatctgtgtcccgtaatttctttttgtaccGTAATTTTTTTTGAGAACTTTCACACTTTGAATCTCTCacaaaatgtaacactgtccatcaattaatggggaaaaaaataataataatactttgacgagggggcgcagaattggcatcagctgtgtgcttggccatcaacgTGCTACGATGTTAGttaccaacaaaacacacagataactttggtcttgtcaatgaaacgatttggcaacttttaaaaactaaactttccattaagaatcttattggcatccattttggcgtctcacgcttgccatccactcaaaaagtaacgttactactctttggccggctcgccaGCCCgaacaagtgtgtgcggcgtgcctgttgtttggTTTCCGTTCTAGCTAAAGCCGTGTGacgttgtagtttttctaatgttactagttgttgcaaaagcatgtggaaaaaacaaacaaaagttcgCCAGGCCAAAAAGAACGATAATCtgatgatttaataaaattgacgctgttaaaatgggtttgcgttaacgccgttaacatgtttaactgacagcattaATTGcaatactttttcaaaatgtgtatcTTGATACTGCTACCCATAATTgcaaagtgttttgttttagtcCCACAACAGTCCACAGCTCTGCTTCCATTTCCTTCTGCAACACAGGTGTAAAGGGATGTCAATGTCTGTTGATCACCTGACCAAGATCAGCTCATCCAGCTCTGATAGCTCGCCCTCTATCAAAGAGGTAACCTTTTGTTGATACGTTATTGCATAATCCAAAACACAAGATCATTTAatccattttcctttttgcttgTGATACAGTTGTTGTTAGTGTCCTGTACAACAATAAATGTGAGCATTGGCTTTTCAAACTACTGTAGTTATGTAagctgacaaacacacaaatggagTCTCCTAATACATGAATCAAAGAAGGCCTCTCAGTCTAAGCCTCATCACCTTTCCTGACCCAATCAGGTCAGGGCGCGTCTTCACAAGCTGCCCAAACATAAACGGCGCTTAGCCTACGCCCGCAGCGGTTTGATGGTTAACTTTGGGGGCTCCAAAGAAAGCGAGTACTGGAGCTATCCTCTGCCTCCTATCAGCCCCCGTGGGTCCAGCCTGAAGAACTCAGCCAGTTGCGGGGATATCCGGGCCCTCAAATCCCAGGTCAAGGTACTGACCAAAGGGACGTTTTGACCACAACTCTGCTCTGCATGCAGGCCTTGCATGTGAATGTCAAATTTTTGCTCTGCAACCCAGGAGGAAAAAAGGGCTGTTGCTTCCgaaaaagaaaattttaaaGCTAATTTCtgatctttttttgtctctttgcccAAATGAGCTGTAGCCCAGCATGTATAGTTCTGATTCTCTTTGGAATAGGGTGAAttgctttttatgtgtttttggtCCCTTCACAATTAAGACAGGCATTGGGACTTTAACTATTTTTGTGTATTGCTTAATTTCCGTTCATTATGATTatgtacaatacaaaaatactaaataccataaaaatacaaaaaatacaaagaaatcaTTATGATTGTGATTAGGGCAATTATCATATGTAAGTCATTTGATTTAAGTCATAAACACACCTTAATATTATAAATTTTTTAGATTTACATGGCATACATACTTGAATACCGTTATTCATAAAAATTATAATCaacaattaaagctgcaagcagcgttggaaACATAGGGGGCGGGAAAAaccatcaccaatgaagaaggaactctctgctgagttcaatgatacctcacacaatggtctaccttaaacggttcaaatgttatgaaaaGGGGCGTGCCCGAAGCATAGTGGGCGGGCCGAACCctcaccaatgaaaaaggaactctctgctgagttcagtgatacctcacacaatggtctaccttaaacggttcaaatgttatgaaTGTGGGCGTGCCCGAAGCATAGTGGGAAGGCCGAaccatcaccaatgaagaaggaactctctgctgagttcaatcaTACCTCACACAATGGTCTACCTTAAacggttcaaatgttatgaaaaGGGGCGTGGCCTGGACGTGTTTAAAGTATAGGGGGCGGCTCGGTATTTCAtgtaagtttcatgtaaatcgtATGATatttgtcatataaggctgaTTTCCAGTTGCCAGCAGGGGGCGCTTTAACAAAAAGTCAATTTTCTCCAAATTCTTTGTTCATCGATAAATGCTCAAAATAGCCAACAAGGCCACACCGTtatcttttcatcatttttagaTGACACCAACCGAATTTGAAGTCGATCTGATGAAAtatctaggaggagtttgtatAGCACTTTGACTTTCAGGCCTTCTTCTTGTTGCCACTactaattaaaacagaaaaggtcaaCGTTTAGCTGGTGGCAGGAGACAGTGCAGCTTTGCATGAGATAAAAGTGGACTATTGCTATGTTGCTAGTATTTTATCACGTTTACGTGGCCTGGTTTTGTGTTGGTGGTGGCGGGGGAGATGTGGTGCAGCCGCTGCCGGGCAACATGGTGGGGAAATAGTACTGCTTACTAACAGAACAACACATTTGGTTttcttgtaaaatgttttttttaaatcttttcataCTTTTGCAGATACCAGCAGAAACAGATGGGTCAAGATTCTGTTTTCCTGCCAGAAGCACCAATGAGTTGTCGGGACAACAAGGATCGGGACAACAGGGATCTAATCAATTACAACTCACAACTCCTGAGAGGTAAAACCCTCCTCTGGTTTAAATGAAATGCTCAATTAATGAGTTTTGTCATGTTTATTTGATATGATGCTGCCTGGAGGTGATATAGATTGTCTTTTCTACAGGATTGGGTTCCTTGGTAAATTCCTGAAAAAGCGACCTAAACATTCCCCGGTCAACGACTCTCCGTCAGATAAATTGGGTAACCAAAAGCAGCAATCTTAAtagatttaatgtttaaaatgcacacataaagtgcactttaaaaatgtactgttgTATCTAACTAAAGGAAAGAGGTAGAAAGGAAACAATTCCAGTGTCCCGCTTTCTTCATGGAATCTTTCTTGTTTACTAGACCTCACAAGTGGAGGCCACACTGTACCATCATACATAACTGGTTAACACACTTTCTGTCTTTACTGCCATCTGGAGGTTATTTGCTGGTCAGCAACATGTGTAAAACAAGGTCTTCTGGACGAGGCTCAGAGTGTCCTGTATATCACCAGTAGATATAGGGTTAAAacttttcattgtcattttagaCTAATAACGCCACATCTTCCTTATCTGACTGCAGTCACCTTGCCCAGCTACACTCCATCTTACTACCACATGCCAAACCAGAACAATGAGAGGGTCAGTCAAAACCCGTCCACTCGAATCAGCCGGGCCACACGGGCATTGCATGGTAACTCGTCTCTGGAGCGTGAGATCACTGACCCCAAAGAGCTGCGAAACCTCGACGAATTCCTCGGCAATCAGGTGAGATCATCACCTGAGGACGGGAATCTGGAGCACAGCCAATAACCACTAACCACTTATTAATAGCACTTTAATATATTGACACACATATGGCTCTCGCTTGTTTGTACTGTAGATGTGCAGCTTTCTGCATTGTTGTCACATAATGTAGGCAAGTTCTTTTACAAAATCTTACACTTCACACTTTTTATCTATGCATTAaatgcatatttacatttatatctctcacacacacacacacacacacacgtacattcAGCTGTCATCATTGGGGCGGTGTAAGTGGCTAAGGTGCGATGTGGCAGGGATtaccaacaacaacagtgttATTAAAAGTGacataataaaactaaagtgtAACTTGGACCAACACCACTgtgtaataataaattaaaagtagatttagtattacatttttagttttgatATTTATAGGCACATACACTTTATAggtcactttttaattttaacttttttttaattatttacatgca
The window above is part of the Etheostoma cragini isolate CJK2018 chromosome 12, CSU_Ecrag_1.0, whole genome shotgun sequence genome. Proteins encoded here:
- the myo9b gene encoding unconventional myosin-IXb isoform X1 encodes the protein MNTTDRAGPPEQDGEVRVVQIYPRLPQNTAAYCPLQVSGRDSAEVVIHNAVATLGLDASQTYSLLEVRKNSGEERLLEPGDCPLERVLLWPPGAQRWHPQSHGYYFILQHQHANNGGNPAESSREDYDDLCNLQTVTEKSILDALRQRFYKLKIYTYASNILIAINPNVFLPLYYNPKYVKLYENQPLGKLSPHIFAIADVAFRAMLNRRVNQCIVLSGESGSGKTESRSYLIHCLTALSQKTYSSGLERTILGAGPVLEAFSNAKTTENNNSSRFGMFIQLNYLESGVIRGAVIEKYLLEKCRLVSRDHKERNYHVFYYLLVGASKEEQEEFHLLKAQDYLYLKQEDLHLDEEKLGQEYKRLHQAMEMVGFLSSTKKHIFSIISAILLLGNVTYRLSENSEVLEVGPDEVLSTLSDLLKVKKELLVKTLTKRRVVTANTIAVSQYTLQVAPTVRESMSKSLYSALFDWILLHINHAMLNRRDMEESVSCLSIGVLDMFGFENLKTNSFEQLCINYTNEKLQYYINQHIFKLEQDDYMSEAITWKNIDYTDNTGCIQLISEKSTGLFNLLDKECNLPKATDETLLDKFKQQHRNNPFFVPSLNKEPTFVIQHFAGRVKYHIKDFRQKNTEHMRPEVISLLRSSELSFVHHLVASSPEALFRWGVLRATIRILTVFKKLGRQRAQSISARRSSRKTFKERLSSMTLDFSFDRSDETPLDVFEDIFVNYEKRKKSRAGRQKQLIPKNLMNLHSLRHIVALAAHDRTSKFIFHPHRHTKPPTVATQFQASLRRLIENMEKAEPFFIFCVRSNSEKKKLHFDDELVLQQIKYTGILQMVNIQKSGYSATYTFKEFVEKFRMLLPKGATVTSGHITELLERLELDKSTYQIGKTKVFLKEKERQLLQDTLNKEVMRHIIILQRWFRTCLMRMHFLQNRDATRIIQRSWREFYENQNRAATVIQTAWRSSLKTPKHQDETENDENTTKTRPGRDSSLKTKEFKRQHKVELSPKMTQQRSRSQEKQEGRGSPPLLNRPLSLPLDSKVGMDDGSNSPSKSSSLQRYKDMGGIKKKAERWKERQSEGELTDESSPEIRRRRDDQKDTFLCKGMSMSVDHLTKISSSSSDSSPSIKEVRARLHKLPKHKRRLAYARSGLMVNFGGSKESEYWSYPLPPISPRGSSLKNSASCGDIRALKSQVKIPAETDGSRFCFPARSTNELSGQQGSGQQGSNQLQLTTPERIGFLGKFLKKRPKHSPVNDSPSDKLVTLPSYTPSYYHMPNQNNERVSQNPSTRISRATRALHGNSSLEREITDPKELRNLDEFLGNQVNELRSRIKDLSPTESIFLTATMQFRDTIKGMYSLQKPQIGYKDLMKGYQNKVNTLAGSTKTEVSLVVNLFQSVLDGFIRGELKRGESEPAKMTKKRRKKMDPCPDSPLDHLFSTYQVNIMQSCDLCTSYIWGMEKAYMCSACKLICHKKCLNKITTNCLTRCARQVDSIPGSLHFGVQVCVLTSKANPLPKVVELLLMHIELNGLYTEGIYRKSGSTCRARELHQILATDPEGPCLDDYPIHTITGLVKRWLRELPDPLMTFSLYSDFLHAVELPESAERIRAVYQKVDELPPANFNTLERLIFHLVRVAKEEEHNKMSPSSLAIVFAPCILRSPDVDDPFLGMKDVSKTTRCVEILISEQFRRYNEKLQSIQELENAEALAVNQLKLKRQNTVVEKPSELDVPDNKHSDEMEMTLINRIKSIKQEKLDLACRLPDLEQENSDNENLDSLSSMSSESLEDIQGSLDLEVSGQMTMWLETQKPDCPNKPRDLAERVRSLMAQTDDVQREFALGQKTDVTQSMCFLPSQDNPSPTGKPQITNKTSNGTFDNLEIPYIDDDEDLTCT